Proteins encoded within one genomic window of Elephas maximus indicus isolate mEleMax1 chromosome 21, mEleMax1 primary haplotype, whole genome shotgun sequence:
- the LOC126064641 gene encoding tripartite motif-containing protein 75-like, with the protein MEVTAALAGIQAEANCPICLDYFRDPVTIKCGHNFCRSCIEQSWEGQQDRFPCPVCRHPCLQWHLRSNTQLGNIVEIAKLLHITRSKRKREEETRLCEKHNQVLTHFCEEDLEVLCPLCIQLPDHQDHLVRSIEEAASHHRKRLMSYMEPLKKQVADIQKLITTQDREPFELRKKVEKQRKKLFSEFEHLYKFLDREREEALSRLAREEKHIQQNLNANITAFSEFISTLNNLLKEVAEKSVMSEVKLLTDIKSIQNRCESLNPPVLYSFQLTKEGCSLPPQYSALQKIIQKFKEDVTLDPETAHSNLIVSEDKKSVTFVKKTQRLPPNPKRFKFDPVVLGCEEFSSGRHYWEVEVGEKPEWSVGLCKDSLSRKAKRPPAGQERCWTIQLCNGNYVAQGTFPVTLVVTEKPRGIGIYLDYELGEISFYSLNDRSHIHSFTDRFSEILKPYFCIGCDSQPLTICAVRDYE; encoded by the coding sequence atgGAGGTCACAGCAGCCCTAGCAGGAATTCAGGCAGAAGCTAACTGCCCCATCTGTCTGGATTACTTTAGAGACCCCGTTACCATCAAATGTGGGCACAACTTCTGTCGCTCCTGCATCGAGCAGTCCTGGGAGGGTCAACAGGACAGGTTCCCTTGCCCTGTGTGCCGTCACCCATGCCTACAGTGGCACCTCAGGAGCAATACCCAGCTGGGAAATATAGTTGAAATTGCCAAGCTGCTCCACATCACCAGGAGcaagaggaagagggaggaagagacacgCTTGTGTGAGAAGCACAATCAGGTACTGACCCACTTCTGTGAGGAAGACCTGGAGGTGTTGTGTCCCCTGTGCATTCAGCTCCCAGACCACCAGGATCACCTCGTGAGGTCCATAGAGGAGGCTGCCTCTCATCACAGGAAAAGGCTCATGAGTTACATGGAGCCCCTGAAGAAACAAGTGGCAGACATTCAAAAACTAATAACTACCCAAGACAGAGAACCATTCGAACTGAGAAAAAAGGTGGAAAAGCAGAGGAAAAAATTATTCTCTGAATTTGAGCACCTGTACAAGTTTTTAGACCGTGAGCGTGAAGAAGCTCTCTCCAGGTTAGCTCGTGAAGAGAAGCACATTCAACAGAATCTAAATGCGAATATAACAGCATTTTCAGAGTTCATTTCCACACTCAACAATCTACTAAAGGAGGTGGCAGAGAAGAGTGTGATGTCAGAAGTGAAACTGCTAACAGATATTAAGAGCATCCAGAATCGATGTGAAAGCCTCAACCCCCCAGTGCTCTATTCCTTCCAGCTAACGAAGGAAGGATGCAGCCTTCCTCCACAGTATTCGGCTCTGCAGAAAATTATACAGAAATTTAAGGAAGATGTAACCTTGGATCCTGAAACAGCACATTCAAATCTGATTGTCTCTGAAGATAAAAAGTCTGTCACATTTGTGAAGAAAACACAAAGACTTCCTCCTAATCCAAAGAGATTCAAGTTTGACCCAGTTGTCCTGGGTTGTGAAGAGTTCAGTTCTGGTAGACATTACTGGGAGGTGGAAGTGGGTGAGAAGCCTGAATGGTCTGTGGGGCTTTGTAAAGACTCCCTTTCCAGGAAGGCAAAGAGGCCCCCGGCAGGGCAGGAGAGATGCTGGACAATTCAGCTGTGCAATGGTAACTATGTTGCACAAGGCACTTTTCCAGTCACTCTGGTGGTAACAGAAAAACCCAGAGGGATTGGCATTTATCTGGACTATGAACTGGGTGAGATTTCGTTTTACAGTTTGAATGACAGATCTCATATCCATTCTTTCACTGATAGATTTTCTGAAATCCTCAAGCCTTATTTCTGTATTGGGTGTGATTCTCAACCTCTCACAATCTGTGCTGTCAGAGATTATGAATGA